From the genome of Sulfitobacter sp. DSM 110093, one region includes:
- the soxX gene encoding sulfur oxidation c-type cytochrome SoxX, whose protein sequence is MRWIAAAIVSGAPVLAAAETVAPADVTYDDYGSVEQSLTGTAGDAASGAAIVGNKKAGNCVACHQIGALSDVPFQGEIGPMLDGAGDRWTEAELRGIVANSKMTFEGSMMPSYYKTSGYIRPGDGFTGKAGSEPLPPLLDAQQIEDIVAFLVTLKE, encoded by the coding sequence ATGAGATGGATCGCCGCCGCAATTGTGTCGGGCGCGCCCGTTCTGGCCGCCGCTGAAACCGTGGCACCTGCCGACGTGACCTATGACGATTATGGTTCGGTTGAACAATCCTTGACCGGCACGGCCGGAGACGCCGCCAGCGGCGCGGCCATCGTCGGCAACAAAAAGGCGGGCAACTGCGTGGCCTGCCATCAGATCGGCGCGCTCAGCGATGTGCCTTTCCAAGGCGAGATTGGCCCGATGCTTGATGGCGCGGGCGACCGCTGGACCGAGGCAGAGCTGCGCGGCATCGTCGCCAACAGCAAGATGACCTTTGAGGGCTCGATGATGCCGTCCTACTATAAGACGAGCGGGTACATTCGCCCCGGCGACGGTTTCACCGGAAAGGCCGGGTCCGAGCCGCTGCCGCCTCTGTTGGACGCCCAGCAGATCGAAGATATCGTGGCGTTCTTGGTCACGTTGAAAGAATAA
- the soxA gene encoding sulfur oxidation c-type cytochrome SoxA yields MKFKAMTAVAALLVAAPMLGMADEEAELVVNGEIEMVTKTDAPAHLEGVLPEIMSGWRFRSAETQQTQMDDFDNPGMIFVDQAQAAWDTAEGSEGKSCASCHNDVESMEGVRAVYPKWNEEAGEVRTLAMQINDCRENQMGAEPWNYTGNDMTAMEALISVQSRGMPVNVAIDGPAQSTWEQGKEMYYTRYGQLELSCANCHEDNYGNMIRADHLSQGQINGFPVYRLKNTKLNSSHARFKGCVRDTRAETFKPGSAEFVALELYVASRGNGLSVEAPSVRN; encoded by the coding sequence ATGAAATTCAAGGCAATGACCGCTGTCGCGGCGCTTTTGGTGGCCGCCCCCATGCTGGGGATGGCCGATGAGGAGGCCGAGCTTGTCGTCAATGGCGAGATCGAGATGGTGACCAAGACCGATGCGCCCGCACATCTTGAGGGGGTTTTGCCGGAAATCATGTCTGGCTGGCGCTTTCGTTCGGCAGAGACGCAGCAAACGCAGATGGACGACTTCGACAACCCCGGCATGATCTTTGTCGACCAAGCCCAAGCGGCTTGGGACACGGCAGAGGGCAGCGAGGGCAAGTCTTGCGCGTCTTGCCACAATGACGTGGAATCGATGGAAGGCGTCCGCGCGGTCTATCCAAAGTGGAACGAAGAGGCGGGCGAAGTCCGCACGCTTGCGATGCAGATTAACGATTGCCGCGAGAACCAGATGGGCGCAGAGCCTTGGAACTATACCGGCAATGACATGACCGCGATGGAGGCGCTGATCTCGGTCCAGTCACGCGGCATGCCGGTCAATGTGGCGATCGACGGCCCGGCCCAAAGCACTTGGGAACAGGGCAAAGAGATGTACTACACCCGCTACGGTCAACTTGAGCTGAGCTGCGCCAATTGTCACGAAGACAACTATGGCAACATGATCCGCGCCGACCACCTAAGCCAAGGCCAGATCAACGGCTTCCCGGTGTACCGTCTAAAGAACACCAAGCTCAACAGCAGCCATGCGCGTTTCAAAGGCTGCGTGCGCGATACCCGCGCCGAAACCTTCAAGCCGGGCAGCGCCGAGTTTGTGGCGCTTGAACTTTATGTCGCCAGCCGCGGTAACGGTCTGTCGGTCGAAGCCCCATCGGTGCGCAACTAA
- the soxB gene encoding thiosulfohydrolase SoxB, with the protein MLSRRDFLQMSMAAASIYGGSGFGNWARLAAQDRFDQDALLEFEKFGNVTLMHVTDIHAQLKPIYFREPSVNIGVGENRGKVPHITGEDFRIRYGIGGGTPLDYALTYDDFVAQAQAYGKVGGLDRVATVLNAIRADRPDALLLDGGDTWHGSMTCLKTQGQDMVNVMNALKPDAMTFHWEFTLGSERVQEIVEGLPFAALGQNIFDREWDEPAELFKPYEFFERGGVKIAVIGQAFPYMPIANPGWMFPEYSFGIRDEHMQEMVDEVRAQGAELVVCLSHNGFDVDKKMAGIVKGIDVILSGHTHDALPEPVLVGQTHIIASGSNGKFVSRVDLDVRDGKMMGIRHKLIPIFSDLITPDQEVAKLIDAQRAPYLDELTHVVGQSDALLYRRGNFNGTWDDLICDALLSERDAEIALSPGVRWGPSILPGQDITREDIFNVTSMTYPNAYRTEMTGEFLKVVLEDVGDNLFNPDPYYQQGGDMVRVGGMGFKMDIAKPQGERISDMTLLSSGEPIDPQRSYVVAGWASVNEGTEGPPIWDVVESHIAKLGTVSDGARTPVEIVLPD; encoded by the coding sequence ATGCTGTCTCGCCGCGATTTTTTGCAAATGTCCATGGCTGCGGCCTCCATCTATGGCGGCTCGGGCTTCGGCAACTGGGCGCGGCTGGCGGCACAGGACCGTTTCGATCAGGACGCGCTCTTGGAGTTCGAGAAGTTCGGCAATGTCACCCTGATGCATGTCACCGACATCCATGCGCAACTGAAGCCGATCTATTTCCGCGAGCCGTCGGTCAACATCGGCGTGGGCGAGAACCGCGGCAAGGTGCCCCATATCACTGGCGAGGATTTCCGCATTCGCTACGGTATCGGCGGCGGCACGCCGCTGGATTACGCGCTGACCTATGATGATTTCGTCGCCCAGGCGCAGGCCTACGGCAAGGTGGGCGGGCTTGACCGCGTGGCGACCGTGCTTAACGCGATCCGCGCCGACCGGCCCGATGCGCTGCTCTTGGACGGCGGGGATACGTGGCACGGCTCGATGACCTGCCTGAAGACCCAAGGGCAGGACATGGTCAACGTGATGAACGCGCTGAAGCCCGACGCGATGACCTTCCATTGGGAGTTTACGTTGGGCTCGGAACGGGTGCAGGAGATTGTCGAGGGGCTGCCCTTTGCCGCCCTCGGCCAGAACATCTTTGACCGCGAATGGGACGAGCCTGCGGAACTCTTCAAGCCCTACGAATTCTTTGAGCGCGGCGGCGTGAAGATCGCCGTGATCGGGCAGGCTTTCCCCTACATGCCCATCGCCAACCCCGGCTGGATGTTCCCGGAATACTCCTTTGGCATCCGCGATGAGCATATGCAGGAGATGGTCGACGAAGTCCGCGCGCAGGGCGCCGAACTGGTCGTTTGTCTCAGCCACAATGGCTTTGATGTCGACAAGAAGATGGCCGGGATCGTCAAGGGGATCGACGTGATCCTCTCGGGCCACACCCATGACGCGCTGCCCGAGCCGGTGCTGGTGGGGCAGACGCATATTATCGCCTCTGGCTCGAACGGCAAATTTGTTTCCCGCGTTGATCTGGACGTGCGCGATGGCAAGATGATGGGCATCCGGCACAAGCTGATCCCGATCTTCTCAGACCTCATCACACCCGATCAAGAGGTGGCCAAACTGATCGACGCGCAGCGCGCGCCTTATCTGGATGAGTTGACCCATGTGGTCGGGCAAAGCGACGCGCTGCTCTACCGCCGGGGCAACTTCAACGGCACATGGGATGACCTGATCTGCGACGCGCTGTTGAGTGAGCGTGACGCCGAAATCGCGCTCAGCCCCGGTGTGCGGTGGGGGCCGTCGATCCTGCCGGGGCAGGACATCACCCGTGAGGATATCTTTAACGTCACCTCAATGACCTATCCCAATGCCTATCGCACGGAGATGACAGGGGAATTTCTGAAAGTCGTGTTGGAGGACGTGGGCGACAACCTGTTCAACCCCGACCCCTATTACCAGCAGGGCGGCGACATGGTGCGTGTCGGTGGCATGGGCTTTAAGATGGACATCGCCAAGCCGCAGGGTGAGCGGATCAGCGACATGACCTTGCTCAGTTCCGGTGAGCCGATTGATCCGCAGCGGAGCTATGTCGTCGCCGGATGGGCCTCGGTCAACGAGGGCACCGAAGGGCCGCCGATTTGGGATGTGGTTGA
- the soxY gene encoding thiosulfate oxidation carrier protein SoxY: MNFSRRETFGLGLGAVALTMLPVGASAATVDELIAEFTGGADMADTGVTLTAPEIAENGNTVPISVEAPGASAIMVLATGNPTPPVGTFNFGPLAGSRSASTRIRLATTQDVVAIAKLEDGTFARTSAEIKVTIGGCGG, translated from the coding sequence ATGAACTTCTCAAGACGTGAAACTTTCGGCCTCGGCCTTGGTGCCGTGGCGCTGACCATGCTGCCCGTGGGGGCCTCTGCCGCCACGGTAGACGAGCTGATCGCGGAATTCACCGGCGGGGCCGATATGGCCGACACCGGCGTGACCCTGACCGCGCCCGAAATCGCGGAAAACGGCAACACTGTGCCAATCTCGGTCGAAGCGCCGGGTGCGTCTGCAATCATGGTGCTGGCCACTGGCAACCCGACCCCGCCCGTCGGCACCTTTAACTTTGGCCCCTTGGCAGGGAGCCGCAGCGCCTCAACCCGCATTCGTTTGGCCACGACCCAAGACGTTGTTGCCATCGCCAAGCTGGAAGACGGCACATTCGCCCGCACCAGCGCAGAGATCAAAGTCACAATCGGCGGCTGCGGCGGCTAA
- a CDS encoding metalloregulator ArsR/SmtB family transcription factor, whose product MTALPVITPDMSEEDMDRMLTNAVTASNFLKAISHEGRLMILCHLVSGEKSVSELEALLATRQAAVSQQLSRLRLEGLVTPRRDGKTIYYRLADDRPRKMLELVYELFCKDD is encoded by the coding sequence ATGACAGCCCTGCCCGTGATTACCCCCGACATGTCCGAAGAAGACATGGACCGGATGCTGACCAATGCCGTGACCGCGTCGAACTTCCTCAAGGCGATCAGCCATGAGGGGCGGTTGATGATCCTGTGTCACCTCGTTTCGGGTGAAAAATCTGTCAGCGAGTTGGAAGCATTGCTCGCTACGCGACAGGCTGCTGTGTCACAACAACTCTCTCGGCTCAGGCTCGAAGGGCTAGTCACACCCCGGCGTGATGGCAAAACGATCTACTACCGGCTTGCCGATGACCGGCCCCGCAAAATGCTTGAACTGGTCTACGAATTATTCTGCAAGGATGATTGA
- the soxZ gene encoding thiosulfate oxidation carrier complex protein SoxZ — MAEGVTPRVKVPKKAEAGEVITIKTLISHPMESGQRKDGDGNVIPRSIINRFTAEFNGESVIDVKMEPAMSTNPYFEFDATVPEAGDFKFTWYDDDGSVYEEVKSITVG, encoded by the coding sequence ATGGCAGAAGGTGTAACCCCTCGCGTCAAAGTGCCGAAAAAAGCCGAAGCAGGTGAGGTCATCACGATCAAGACCCTGATCAGCCACCCGATGGAATCGGGCCAGCGCAAAGACGGCGACGGCAACGTCATCCCGCGTTCGATCATCAACCGCTTCACCGCCGAGTTCAACGGCGAGAGCGTGATCGACGTGAAGATGGAACCAGCGATGTCGACCAACCCCTATTTCGAATTTGACGCCACCGTGCCAGAGGCCGGCGACTTCAAATTCACGTGGTACGATGACGACGGTTCGGTCTACGAAGAAGTCAAATCCATCACGGTCGGCTGA
- a CDS encoding cytochrome c biogenesis protein CcdA, whose product MFDITYAGALLAGLLSFFTPCILPMVPFYLSYMAGLSVTELRGDGAIAPGAQRRLVLSSVLFALGVSTIFVLLGMGATALGQVFTQYLEPLSWVAAAILLVFGLHFLGFIKVPLLYREARLEGGGKPTSIWGAYVMGLAFGFGWTPCVGPALAAILMIASGMGDITHGGLLLAAYGAGMTAPFVVAALFAKPFLNWAARHMALVQKVEKAMGVMLILFAVLIVTGGVQVIADAMIRWFPSFTTLG is encoded by the coding sequence ATGTTCGACATCACCTACGCGGGCGCGCTGCTGGCGGGGCTGCTCAGCTTCTTTACGCCCTGCATTCTGCCGATGGTGCCGTTCTACCTCAGCTATATGGCGGGGCTCAGCGTGACCGAATTACGCGGCGATGGCGCGATCGCGCCGGGGGCGCAGCGTCGGTTGGTGCTGTCCTCGGTGCTCTTTGCGCTTGGGGTGTCGACGATCTTTGTACTGCTGGGCATGGGCGCCACGGCCTTGGGGCAGGTGTTTACCCAATACCTTGAGCCGCTGAGCTGGGTGGCGGCGGCGATCCTGCTGGTCTTTGGCCTGCATTTTCTGGGCTTCATCAAAGTGCCGCTGCTCTACCGCGAAGCGCGGCTGGAGGGGGGCGGCAAGCCCACGTCGATCTGGGGCGCCTATGTGATGGGGCTGGCTTTTGGCTTTGGCTGGACACCCTGCGTTGGCCCGGCGCTGGCGGCGATCTTGATGATAGCGTCGGGCATGGGTGACATCACGCATGGGGGGCTGTTGCTGGCCGCTTACGGCGCCGGGATGACCGCGCCCTTCGTGGTGGCGGCCCTATTTGCCAAGCCGTTTCTTAACTGGGCGGCGCGGCATATGGCGCTCGTGCAGAAGGTGGAAAAGGCGATGGGGGTTATGCTGATCCTCTTTGCCGTGCTGATCGTGACAGGCGGGGTGCAGGTGATCGCGGATGCAATGATCCGTTGGTTTCCCAGCTTCACGACATTAGGTTAA
- a CDS encoding thioredoxin family protein: protein MIISRIGAAAVAVMLAWPLAAAELGDDGLHKTPWMRDTFKDLREDLQEAKAEDKRLMLMFEQRGCIYCTKMHEEVYPASEISKYIDENYFVVQLNLHGDIEVTDFDGETLSEKKMARKWGILFTPTLMFLPQEVAEDATAPQAAVAVMPGAFGKGTTLDMLTWVNEERYALEGDEDFQRYHARMIQERSNGSTD from the coding sequence ATGATCATCTCAAGGATAGGGGCTGCGGCAGTGGCCGTGATGCTGGCATGGCCGCTGGCGGCGGCTGAACTGGGTGACGACGGTCTGCACAAAACGCCGTGGATGCGCGACACCTTCAAAGACCTGCGCGAGGATCTGCAAGAGGCCAAGGCCGAGGACAAGCGCTTGATGCTGATGTTCGAGCAGCGCGGCTGCATCTACTGCACCAAGATGCATGAAGAGGTTTATCCGGCCTCCGAGATTTCGAAGTACATCGACGAGAATTATTTTGTTGTGCAGTTGAACCTTCACGGGGACATCGAAGTCACCGATTTCGATGGCGAGACCCTTTCGGAAAAGAAGATGGCCCGGAAATGGGGGATTCTGTTTACCCCAACGCTGATGTTCCTGCCCCAAGAGGTGGCCGAAGACGCAACAGCCCCGCAGGCGGCAGTGGCGGTGATGCCGGGCGCGTTCGGCAAGGGAACGACGCTGGATATGCTGACTTGGGTCAATGAGGAACGCTACGCCCTTGAGGGCGACGAGGATTTCCAACGCTACCACGCGCGGATGATCCAAGAACGCAGCAATGGCAGCACGGATTAA